A window of Bacillus sp. E(2018) contains these coding sequences:
- the tenI gene encoding thiazole tautomerase TenI, whose product MEKQLHIISTGRQSDEVLGRIASLIHPYVTSLHIREKTKSAKELSHLVERLQKAGMPSSKIIVNDRVDVALCKGVKGVQLTHHSLDVSAVRRALPEMMIGSSVHSVSEAQYAEQNGANFIIYGHIFKTDSKRDAEPRGLDQLQHVVDQTTIPVIAIGGITPENVRNVIETGATGIAVMSGILEAKSPLQAVKLYKQQLEVCDAHNV is encoded by the coding sequence GTGGAAAAACAGCTACATATCATTTCTACGGGTAGGCAGAGTGATGAAGTGTTGGGGAGGATCGCAAGTCTCATTCATCCGTATGTAACGTCGCTTCACATACGGGAAAAAACTAAGTCAGCGAAGGAACTTAGTCATCTGGTCGAACGTCTGCAGAAAGCAGGAATGCCTTCCTCTAAAATCATCGTAAACGACAGGGTGGATGTCGCACTTTGCAAAGGCGTAAAAGGTGTTCAGCTGACACATCACAGTCTAGATGTGTCAGCTGTGCGAAGAGCTCTGCCTGAAATGATGATCGGCAGCTCTGTCCATTCTGTTTCAGAAGCACAGTATGCTGAACAAAACGGCGCCAACTTCATCATATATGGTCATATTTTTAAGACAGATTCCAAACGTGATGCAGAGCCGAGAGGGTTAGATCAGCTTCAACATGTAGTAGATCAAACCACAATTCCGGTTATCGCGATTGGGGGCATCACACCAGAAAACGTACGGAATGTTATCGAAACGGGTGCAACTGGAATCGCCGTGATGTCAGGCATTTTAGAAGCAAAATCACCACTACAAGCTGTAAAACTGTACAAACAACAACTGGAGGTGTGTGATGCGCACAACGTATGA
- a CDS encoding thiazole synthase has protein sequence MLNIGHYSFSSRLLLGTGKYPDFKTQKEAVEASGSEILTFAVRRMNIFEESQPNFLEMLDLKKYTLLPNTAGAKTAAEAVRIAKLAKASGLCDMVKVEVIGCDKTLLPDPVETLKATEELLKEGFIVLPYTSDDVVLARRLEELGSHAIMPAASPIGSGQGIINPLYLKFIIEQTKVPVIVDAGIGSASDAMIAMELGADGVLLNTAVAGAKDPVKMALAMKMAVEAGKLGYEAGRIPRKETATASSPLEGLSVK, from the coding sequence ATGTTAAACATTGGACACTATTCCTTTTCATCTCGATTACTTTTAGGTACAGGCAAATACCCGGACTTCAAAACACAAAAAGAAGCGGTAGAAGCTTCTGGTTCTGAGATTTTGACGTTTGCAGTTCGTAGAATGAACATCTTTGAAGAAAGCCAACCAAACTTTTTAGAGATGCTTGATCTGAAAAAATACACATTGTTACCGAACACAGCAGGTGCGAAAACGGCAGCAGAAGCAGTACGCATTGCAAAACTGGCGAAAGCATCAGGATTATGTGATATGGTAAAAGTAGAAGTCATCGGATGCGACAAAACGCTGTTGCCGGATCCAGTGGAAACGTTAAAAGCAACGGAAGAATTATTGAAAGAAGGGTTCATCGTGCTTCCTTATACGTCAGATGATGTGGTCCTCGCTAGACGATTAGAAGAACTCGGTTCACATGCCATCATGCCTGCCGCTTCTCCAATCGGTTCCGGGCAAGGAATTATTAACCCGCTTTATCTAAAATTTATTATTGAGCAAACGAAGGTTCCGGTTATAGTTGATGCAGGGATTGGAAGTGCGAGTGACGCGATGATCGCGATGGAACTCGGAGCAGACGGTGTGCTGTTAAACACAGCGGTTGCGGGTGCGAAGGATCCTGTGAAGATGGCCCTTGCAATGAAAATGGCGGTAGAAGCTGGAAAGTTAGGGTATGAAGCGGGAAGAATCCCGAGAAAAGAAACGGCAACAGCGAGCAGTCCTTTAGAAGGGTTGAGTGTGAAGTGA
- a CDS encoding CAP domain-containing protein, producing MKYFASLLAAGLLFLGITRTDVSAESFNVKIGNNSVIFPDEKPIVQNNRLLVPLRPVFESMNAEVKWNSETNMVTSQLSKYGTTAKLALNIQSSFLEKQYNNKFYIQQSDIKPAIINNRTYIPLRLVGEAFGYDVTWDGSSNTATYKETGSLHLADPTYKTHLSTGTISKQNIYELETFFSVNKNRLNNGKKELALNPTLSNVAREKSRDMLVKNYFDHTSPTYGSPFDMMKQFGITYTSAGENIAAGYTTTSAVMTGWMNSPGHKANILSDNFTQIGVGYIKGTTGYKTYWTQMFIRP from the coding sequence ATGAAGTATTTTGCGAGTTTACTTGCTGCAGGTCTGTTATTCTTAGGAATTACTAGAACAGACGTTTCTGCAGAATCATTTAATGTTAAAATCGGAAACAATAGTGTCATTTTTCCAGATGAAAAACCTATCGTGCAAAACAATAGATTGCTAGTTCCGCTCAGACCGGTTTTTGAATCTATGAATGCTGAAGTGAAATGGAATTCGGAAACAAACATGGTTACCTCACAGCTTTCGAAATATGGAACAACAGCTAAGCTTGCACTCAATATTCAATCATCATTTTTAGAAAAACAATATAATAACAAATTTTATATTCAGCAATCTGATATTAAACCAGCGATTATTAATAATCGTACATACATACCTCTTCGTTTGGTTGGGGAAGCATTCGGATATGATGTAACGTGGGATGGAAGTTCAAATACGGCAACCTATAAAGAAACTGGGTCACTTCATCTAGCAGATCCAACGTATAAAACGCATCTATCCACTGGAACAATCAGTAAGCAAAATATTTATGAACTTGAAACGTTTTTTTCTGTAAATAAAAACCGTTTAAATAACGGCAAGAAAGAGTTAGCGTTAAATCCTACATTAAGCAATGTTGCAAGAGAAAAATCTCGGGATATGCTTGTTAAGAACTATTTTGACCATACGTCTCCAACATATGGATCACCGTTTGATATGATGAAGCAGTTCGGGATTACGTACACATCTGCAGGAGAAAATATTGCTGCCGGTTACACGACAACAAGTGCTGTTATGACAGGTTGGATGAATAGCCCCGGTCACAAAGCGAACATTTTAAGTGATAACTTTACACAGATTGGTGTGGGTTACATTAAAGGTACAACAGGATACAAGACATATTGGACACAGATGTTTATTCGTCCTTAA
- the thiS gene encoding sulfur carrier protein ThiS: protein MINGEEVMVPNSLQSITDLLKHLNLHDQVVIAEVNEEIINNQKQSETQIKENDKIELVRFVGGG from the coding sequence ATGATAAATGGAGAAGAGGTCATGGTGCCAAACTCTTTGCAGTCGATCACAGATCTGCTGAAGCACCTTAACTTACATGACCAAGTGGTGATTGCAGAAGTAAACGAAGAGATCATCAATAATCAAAAACAAAGTGAAACTCAAATAAAAGAAAACGACAAGATCGAACTTGTTCGATTTGTTGGCGGAGGTTGA
- a CDS encoding ABC transporter ATP-binding protein has protein sequence MTTHTLELKNLTKKIKGKTIVDDLSFSVREGEIFGLLGPNGAGKTTTIRMIVGLISITDGDVLINGDNLRGNFEKAMERVGAIVENPQLYDYMTGYKNLMQYARIMPDVTKERIDEVIELVDLKYAINDKVKTYSLGMRQRLGVAQALLHRPNVLILDEPTNGLDPQGIYDLRNYLRLLANNGTSVIVSSHMLAEMQMMCDRVAIIQNGKLVRIDEILNQEDEADVKVHFQIEGDVSQAKQVLLNLNEDLSVTESGQELIVQTADVRFVAEMNKQLVLAGVLVVGIQRKTKTLEERFLEMTKKGGDLNEMAIPVNE, from the coding sequence ATGACAACACATACGTTAGAACTTAAGAACTTAACGAAAAAGATCAAAGGCAAGACCATTGTAGATGATCTTTCGTTCTCGGTAAGAGAAGGTGAGATTTTCGGTCTGCTTGGTCCAAACGGAGCGGGTAAGACGACAACGATTCGAATGATTGTTGGACTAATCTCTATTACGGACGGAGACGTTTTAATTAACGGTGACAACCTGCGAGGTAACTTTGAGAAAGCAATGGAACGCGTTGGTGCTATCGTTGAAAATCCGCAGCTTTACGATTATATGACAGGCTATAAAAACCTCATGCAATATGCGAGGATCATGCCAGATGTGACGAAGGAAAGAATTGACGAAGTGATTGAACTCGTTGATCTGAAGTACGCGATTAACGACAAGGTAAAAACATATTCGCTTGGTATGAGACAGCGACTGGGTGTAGCTCAGGCACTTTTACATAGACCGAACGTGTTAATCCTGGATGAACCAACAAACGGACTCGATCCACAAGGAATCTATGATCTTCGTAACTATTTACGCCTGCTCGCAAACAACGGTACCTCTGTGATCGTTTCTTCACATATGCTGGCTGAGATGCAGATGATGTGTGACCGCGTTGCCATTATTCAAAACGGAAAACTTGTGCGTATCGACGAGATTCTGAACCAGGAAGATGAAGCAGACGTGAAGGTTCACTTCCAAATCGAAGGAGACGTTTCGCAGGCAAAACAAGTCCTTCTTAACTTAAATGAAGATCTGAGCGTAACCGAGTCAGGTCAAGAACTGATCGTCCAAACAGCAGACGTTCGATTCGTAGCTGAAATGAACAAACAACTTGTTCTTGCTGGCGTGCTCGTTGTGGGTATCCAACGCAAAACGAAGACACTAGAAGAACGATTCTTAGAGATGACAAAGAAAGGGGGAGATCTGAATGAAATGGCTATCCCTGTTAACGAATGA
- a CDS encoding GNAT family N-acetyltransferase, with translation MENIKTATVFDAAEILALQKMAYVSEAELYGNYEIQPLTQSVADVEESIRTSHVLKYLLNGKIIGSVKAHETGGTCFIGKLMVHPDFQNRGIGRKLVQQMEQLFAGCRYELYTGSKSVKNISFYEKLGYKAFKTHKLDFEETIFVFMEKQPVLLKK, from the coding sequence ATGGAAAACATTAAAACCGCTACTGTTTTTGATGCTGCTGAGATACTTGCGCTACAAAAAATGGCTTATGTGAGTGAGGCTGAGCTTTACGGAAATTATGAGATTCAACCTCTTACACAATCGGTTGCTGATGTGGAAGAAAGCATACGAACCAGCCACGTATTAAAGTATCTTCTTAACGGTAAAATCATAGGCTCCGTCAAAGCCCATGAAACAGGAGGAACGTGTTTTATTGGTAAACTCATGGTCCACCCTGACTTTCAAAACAGAGGTATCGGAAGAAAGTTAGTACAGCAGATGGAGCAGTTGTTTGCCGGTTGCCGTTATGAGTTATACACTGGCAGCAAGAGCGTGAAGAATATTTCTTTTTACGAAAAGCTAGGCTACAAAGCGTTTAAAACCCATAAATTAGACTTTGAAGAAACCATCTTTGTTTTTATGGAAAAGCAGCCTGTATTGCTAAAAAAGTAA
- a CDS encoding DMT family transporter, whose amino-acid sequence MKAYRTYVILFLVMVVWGLNVTATKILVTNFLPVTITGIRVLTAGLTVFLLLSIIKKVRWLTKKEFWYVFLASIFNVVAHHYFLSIGLTETTATNGGLIMGMSPLLTTILAISFLGTPLTLLKSIGLLLGFSGVAFIVLEGNSQVAGISFGDGYILLSVLTQAVSFILIKRVAHTLDPRLMTGYMMVIGSLFLIVIGLIEEPQGFAGVVENSTVSLWLIYFASACIATAVGHMLYNEAIGKIGASEASIFINLNPFFALVGAYLFLGEQILFQHVFGFLLIITGVLLGSGAVEEIRNKRMRKKHAA is encoded by the coding sequence ATGAAAGCGTATCGGACGTATGTGATTTTATTCCTGGTGATGGTGGTGTGGGGGTTAAACGTAACAGCGACGAAAATTCTGGTTACGAACTTTTTGCCTGTTACAATCACTGGAATTCGTGTTCTAACGGCGGGATTAACCGTATTTCTGCTTCTCTCTATTATAAAAAAAGTGCGGTGGCTGACGAAAAAGGAGTTTTGGTATGTCTTTCTGGCATCTATCTTTAACGTTGTCGCGCATCACTATTTCCTTTCGATTGGTTTAACCGAAACGACAGCCACGAACGGCGGGTTAATCATGGGAATGTCGCCGCTTCTCACGACCATTCTCGCTATCTCGTTTTTAGGAACGCCTCTTACTCTCTTAAAATCGATCGGACTTCTGCTTGGGTTCTCAGGCGTTGCGTTTATCGTTTTAGAAGGAAACAGTCAGGTAGCAGGGATCTCGTTCGGTGATGGATACATTTTATTATCTGTACTCACGCAAGCTGTAAGCTTTATCCTCATCAAGCGCGTGGCGCACACGTTAGATCCTCGACTCATGACCGGCTATATGATGGTGATCGGTTCACTGTTCCTGATCGTGATCGGATTAATCGAAGAGCCACAAGGATTTGCAGGTGTGGTTGAGAATTCGACCGTTTCGCTATGGCTGATCTATTTTGCTTCAGCTTGTATTGCTACGGCGGTGGGTCATATGCTCTATAATGAGGCGATCGGTAAAATTGGAGCATCAGAAGCTTCAATCTTTATTAACCTAAATCCATTTTTCGCTCTAGTTGGTGCATATCTCTTTTTAGGTGAACAGATCTTGTTTCAGCATGTTTTCGGATTTCTGCTCATTATCACTGGTGTTCTCTTAGGCTCTGGTGCAGTTGAGGAGATACGGAACAAAAGAATGCGCAAAAAACATGCGGCATAA
- a CDS encoding ABC transporter permease → MKWLSLLTNEWIKIFSRTRTWIFLAIPIVIIIGIAVYDKVTTDVEVNENWKQELTQTIKDDQKALDDAKKNGDNAIYIDTLESAIKQNEYAIANDISPYETTAWQFMKDMAWISSFIGLFVIVVASDIVSNEFAKGTIKMLLIRPYSRWKILLSKFVATLAFAFVMWLVVIIATWLVGGLAYGFGGMDQSYLITAEDGQVKERLIVEYVFANIGVEFIELTALVAMSFMISTLFMSNSVAIGVAMFTLFAGNTIVMLLATKDWVIYTLFANMDLSVLIDGQNQMVKDLTLPFSISVLAVYTAIMLAITFTVFQKRDVKA, encoded by the coding sequence ATGAAATGGCTATCCCTGTTAACGAATGAATGGATTAAAATCTTTAGCCGTACACGCACATGGATCTTCCTTGCCATTCCAATCGTAATCATTATTGGTATCGCTGTTTATGACAAAGTAACAACAGATGTTGAAGTGAATGAAAATTGGAAGCAAGAGCTGACGCAAACGATTAAGGATGACCAAAAAGCATTGGATGATGCAAAAAAGAATGGTGACAACGCCATATATATTGATACGCTTGAATCGGCTATTAAACAAAATGAGTATGCCATTGCTAACGATATCTCTCCATATGAAACAACAGCGTGGCAGTTCATGAAAGACATGGCGTGGATCTCTTCCTTTATCGGGTTATTTGTGATCGTTGTGGCAAGTGACATCGTTTCTAATGAGTTTGCCAAAGGAACGATTAAGATGCTTCTGATCCGACCTTACAGCAGATGGAAGATTCTTTTATCCAAATTTGTTGCAACACTAGCTTTTGCATTTGTTATGTGGCTCGTTGTTATTATAGCAACGTGGCTAGTAGGTGGTCTTGCTTATGGATTCGGTGGAATGGACCAATCCTACTTAATCACAGCAGAAGATGGCCAAGTGAAAGAAAGACTGATCGTGGAGTACGTTTTTGCTAACATTGGAGTTGAATTTATTGAATTAACAGCACTCGTAGCGATGTCATTCATGATCTCAACGCTGTTCATGAGTAACTCGGTAGCGATTGGTGTTGCCATGTTTACGTTGTTTGCAGGTAACACGATCGTGATGTTACTCGCAACAAAAGATTGGGTGATCTACACGTTGTTCGCTAACATGGATCTTAGTGTATTGATTGATGGACAGAACCAAATGGTTAAGGACTTAACGCTTCCGTTCTCCATTAGCGTTCTAGCCGTATACACGGCAATCATGCTGGCCATAACGTTTACAGTCTTTCAAAAGCGTGATGTGAAAGCTTAA
- the thiO gene encoding glycine oxidase ThiO, which produces MRTTYDAIIIGGGVIGCSIAYELSKRNKRVLLLEKETVGSKASSAAAGMLGAEMEFQTNHPLYSLAKESRNAFSSLSQELFDVCGIDIEHIQKGIYELAFTEEEETDLQREAAERQNHEEEVFWLSAEELLIKEPALSPLVKGALYFAKDAQVSPVKLTQALYQSAKTLGAEIKEHTEVVQLLQTNNKVTGVVTTEETFHADSVIVACGVWSSDIEPSLKMVPVKGECLSFKTKRPLLTGTVKYKNCYLVPKREDRIFVGATSTPHVFNEEVTFSGLFELMEKAKQIVPELSGAHFEKAWGGIRPQTLSGQPYIGPSPHKEGLILATGHYRNGILLSAITGKRIADHIESEVYHS; this is translated from the coding sequence ATGCGCACAACGTATGATGCCATCATTATAGGAGGCGGCGTGATCGGCTGTTCCATCGCCTACGAGCTTTCTAAACGAAACAAGCGTGTGCTGCTTCTTGAAAAGGAGACGGTAGGAAGCAAGGCGTCCAGTGCTGCAGCTGGCATGCTTGGTGCAGAGATGGAGTTTCAGACCAATCATCCACTCTACTCCTTGGCAAAAGAAAGTCGGAATGCCTTCAGCTCATTATCACAGGAACTTTTCGACGTTTGTGGGATTGATATTGAACACATTCAAAAGGGAATTTATGAACTTGCGTTTACAGAGGAAGAAGAGACTGATCTACAAAGGGAAGCGGCCGAACGTCAAAATCATGAAGAAGAAGTTTTCTGGCTGTCTGCTGAAGAACTGCTCATAAAAGAACCCGCCTTATCACCACTTGTAAAGGGAGCTCTCTATTTTGCAAAAGATGCTCAAGTGTCACCTGTTAAACTCACTCAGGCTTTATATCAATCTGCAAAAACTCTTGGTGCTGAGATTAAAGAGCATACCGAAGTGGTTCAGCTTCTCCAAACCAACAACAAAGTGACAGGTGTTGTAACAACAGAGGAAACGTTCCATGCTGATTCCGTCATAGTAGCTTGTGGGGTGTGGAGCTCAGATATCGAGCCTTCACTAAAAATGGTGCCTGTAAAAGGGGAATGTCTTTCCTTCAAAACGAAGCGTCCACTACTCACAGGTACTGTAAAATACAAAAATTGTTACCTCGTTCCAAAGCGAGAAGATCGAATTTTTGTTGGCGCGACAAGTACACCACACGTCTTTAATGAAGAGGTTACATTTTCAGGTCTATTTGAATTGATGGAGAAGGCAAAACAAATCGTTCCTGAACTAAGTGGTGCTCATTTTGAAAAAGCATGGGGAGGCATCCGGCCCCAAACGCTATCTGGTCAACCCTATATTGGTCCTTCTCCACATAAAGAGGGGCTCATTCTTGCAACGGGACACTATCGAAACGGCATTCTGCTTTCTGCTATAACTGGAAAAAGGATTGCCGACCATATTGAAAGCGAGGTATATCATTCGTGA
- a CDS encoding DUF2569 family protein: METQPKQKEDLKGLGGWLLLVGAGLLLALPFKLNAVQVGFDAIQGYKFNSLLLKYVVYGELIFNIGLIGLNIFLLYLFFTKKKAFVKTWIFLLQITLIFAVLTDILVLFVDEVSTGTPFVNSASALLAFFIWSTYAKKSWRVHNTFVN, translated from the coding sequence TTGGAAACACAACCAAAACAAAAAGAAGATCTGAAAGGTTTAGGTGGATGGCTGTTATTAGTAGGAGCGGGACTACTTTTAGCTTTGCCGTTTAAACTAAATGCTGTACAAGTTGGATTTGATGCGATTCAAGGTTATAAATTTAATTCGTTATTATTAAAATACGTCGTATATGGAGAACTCATCTTTAATATTGGATTGATCGGATTGAATATCTTTCTTCTCTATTTATTTTTCACGAAGAAAAAAGCTTTCGTAAAAACGTGGATCTTTTTGCTGCAGATCACTTTAATCTTTGCGGTTTTAACAGATATTCTGGTTCTTTTCGTAGACGAAGTAAGTACGGGAACACCTTTTGTAAATTCAGCCTCTGCTTTATTAGCGTTTTTCATCTGGTCAACATATGCAAAGAAATCATGGCGTGTTCACAATACGTTTGTAAATTAA
- the yidC gene encoding membrane protein insertase YidC, whose translation MKKYVSIASLLAIFLLSGCNNTPITAESPGVWNHFFIYPFSKLIQYVAYLFNDSYGIAIILLTIVIRFLIMPLTLKQTKNQEKMKEIQPEIQQLREKHTGKDRESQMKLQNELMAVYKKHEVNPLSMGCLPLLIQMPILFAFYYAIIKTKEIALHNFLWFNLGTADPLHLLPVLAALTTFIQYKMSTTELAASNPQIKMMGYVMPIIILFSAWKLAAVLPLYWMVGNVFLTIQNVVLQKRKKKEASASL comes from the coding sequence TTGAAGAAATATGTATCCATTGCTTCATTGCTAGCTATTTTTCTATTATCCGGGTGCAATAACACACCGATTACAGCAGAAAGTCCGGGTGTGTGGAACCATTTTTTCATCTACCCGTTTTCAAAGCTTATTCAATATGTGGCGTATCTGTTCAACGATAGCTATGGGATTGCAATCATCCTCTTAACGATTGTGATACGATTCCTGATCATGCCGTTAACGCTAAAACAAACAAAGAATCAGGAAAAGATGAAAGAAATCCAGCCTGAGATCCAACAGCTTCGTGAAAAACACACAGGCAAAGATCGAGAATCTCAAATGAAATTACAGAATGAACTGATGGCTGTTTATAAAAAACATGAAGTCAACCCGTTATCGATGGGTTGTTTACCGCTATTGATTCAGATGCCGATTTTGTTTGCATTCTACTATGCGATCATCAAAACGAAAGAGATTGCTCTGCACAATTTTCTTTGGTTTAACCTTGGAACCGCAGATCCTCTGCATCTGCTGCCAGTGTTAGCGGCTTTAACAACGTTCATCCAATATAAAATGAGTACAACAGAGCTCGCTGCTTCAAATCCGCAAATCAAAATGATGGGTTACGTGATGCCTATCATTATCCTATTTTCTGCATGGAAGCTAGCCGCGGTTCTGCCTCTTTATTGGATGGTCGGGAATGTATTTTTGACGATTCAAAATGTGGTGCTGCAGAAACGGAAGAAGAAAGAAGCGTCTGCTAGCTTATAA
- a CDS encoding MoeB/ThiF family adenylyltransferase, with protein MNGRYSRQELFSPIGIDGQTKIRTKSVLIVGAGALGAGNAEALTRAGLKRIVLVDRDYVDWTNLQRQQLYSEEDARKQLPKVVAAKNRLKQINSEVEIEAHVMDMGIEEAEVLISGIDLIMDATDNFETRLLINDLAQKYEIPWIYGACVGSYGISYTILPGDGPCLNCLLDKIPANGQTCDTAGIISPAVQMVTAYQTAEALKILVEDYASIRKKIVTFDTWTNQHVQLGMGKAKKVDCPSCGANPTYPYLEKGAALKTAVLCGRDTVQIRPAHTVEIDLEEMEKRLLPHGEVRCNPYLLELQRGSHRLVLFKDGRALVHGTKNMAEAKSLYHRYIG; from the coding sequence GTGAATGGACGTTATTCAAGACAGGAATTATTTAGTCCGATTGGTATAGATGGGCAAACGAAAATTCGAACAAAAAGCGTGTTGATCGTTGGTGCAGGCGCTCTTGGTGCAGGAAACGCTGAAGCTCTTACGCGTGCAGGCTTAAAACGGATCGTACTCGTCGATCGCGATTATGTGGACTGGACGAACCTTCAGCGTCAGCAGCTTTATTCTGAAGAAGATGCGAGAAAACAGCTGCCAAAAGTAGTCGCTGCAAAAAATAGATTGAAACAGATTAATTCAGAAGTAGAAATTGAAGCACATGTAATGGACATGGGGATCGAGGAAGCAGAAGTATTGATTTCGGGCATCGATTTGATTATGGACGCGACCGATAATTTTGAAACACGATTGTTGATCAACGACCTGGCTCAGAAATATGAGATTCCGTGGATTTACGGGGCGTGTGTTGGAAGCTATGGCATCTCTTACACGATCTTACCTGGAGATGGACCGTGTTTGAACTGTTTGCTCGATAAGATTCCGGCAAACGGCCAAACATGCGATACGGCAGGTATTATCTCTCCAGCTGTTCAGATGGTCACCGCTTATCAGACAGCCGAGGCGTTAAAGATTTTAGTAGAAGACTATGCATCTATCAGGAAAAAAATCGTAACATTTGATACGTGGACCAACCAGCACGTTCAATTAGGGATGGGAAAAGCGAAGAAGGTAGATTGTCCATCTTGCGGAGCTAACCCAACATATCCATATTTAGAAAAAGGCGCTGCTTTAAAAACAGCTGTTCTTTGCGGTCGGGATACCGTTCAGATCCGTCCCGCTCATACGGTTGAAATTGATTTAGAAGAGATGGAGAAACGCTTGCTGCCTCATGGGGAGGTTCGCTGTAATCCATACCTACTTGAGCTTCAGCGTGGCAGTCACCGCCTTGTTCTTTTTAAAGACGGACGCGCGCTTGTTCATGGAACGAAGAATATGGCAGAAGCGAAATCTCTGTATCATAGATATATAGGGTAA
- a CDS encoding DMT family transporter produces the protein MQRVNPYVLLVVANLIWGGNFVIGRAIASSLPPVTLSFMRWCTAFLIFLPFAVPFLRKEWQMLKKYWQVVLILSITGITGFNTLLYIALHYTTSINASIVNTSTPILLFLLSFVFLKEKLNTQQMAGALLSLIGLLFIISKGSITVLLQLSFNKGDLIVIGAVICWSIYSLLIRRYAGILPTYSTFIVTAFLGILILLPFSIREMQTEEIVWSIATISTILYTGIFASIVAFMSWNTAVERVGPSKAGVFLNLIPVFAAIFAVLFINETLAWYQGAGGVLVILGVFISTRLTKREKHIQKASRSVKVISK, from the coding sequence ATGCAAAGAGTTAACCCGTATGTACTACTAGTGGTCGCAAACTTAATCTGGGGTGGGAATTTTGTGATTGGACGTGCAATAGCGAGCAGTTTACCGCCAGTAACACTCTCTTTTATGCGATGGTGCACGGCATTTCTCATTTTTCTTCCGTTTGCGGTACCATTTTTACGAAAAGAATGGCAGATGCTAAAAAAATACTGGCAAGTCGTCCTCATCTTATCGATCACTGGCATCACGGGGTTTAATACGCTTCTGTACATTGCCCTGCACTATACGACGTCCATTAATGCATCCATCGTTAACACATCAACGCCGATTTTGCTTTTCCTATTGTCGTTTGTTTTTCTCAAAGAGAAGCTTAACACGCAACAGATGGCAGGAGCCCTGCTTTCACTCATTGGACTGCTATTTATTATTTCAAAAGGCTCAATCACCGTCTTACTTCAGCTGTCGTTTAATAAAGGAGACTTAATCGTAATCGGAGCTGTTATCTGCTGGAGCATCTATTCGCTTCTTATTCGAAGATATGCGGGAATTCTTCCTACATACAGCACGTTCATTGTAACCGCGTTTCTTGGAATACTCATCTTGCTGCCATTTTCCATACGCGAGATGCAAACAGAAGAAATCGTATGGTCAATCGCTACTATCTCAACCATTCTATACACGGGAATCTTTGCATCGATCGTTGCGTTCATGTCCTGGAATACAGCGGTTGAGCGGGTCGGGCCGAGTAAAGCTGGAGTCTTTTTGAACCTAATTCCTGTGTTTGCTGCGATCTTTGCCGTTCTATTTATCAACGAAACGCTCGCATGGTATCAAGGAGCTGGAGGTGTGCTCGTCATACTAGGCGTTTTTATCTCAACACGGCTTACAAAAAGAGAAAAACATATACAAAAAGCAAGCAGAAGCGTTAAAGTGATAAGTAAATAA